One stretch of Saccharopolyspora erythraea DNA includes these proteins:
- a CDS encoding aspartate aminotransferase family protein yields the protein MTATENPAATRTLGDRARDHLWLHFAQHAGYADREIPVITRGEGAYVYDERGKRYFDGLAGLFAVQVGHGREELARAAAEQTRKLAYFPLWSHAHPSAIELAERIAAQAPGKLNRVFFTGGGGEAVETAWKLAKQYFKKTGKPTKHKVISRSLAYHGTSQGALSITGIPGAKQDFEPLVPSAIKVPNTNFYRAPEHADDYEAFGRWAADQVALAIEMEGPDTVAAVFLEPLQNTGGCFPPPPGYWQRVREICDAYDVLLVSDEVICAFGRLGHDFGANRYGYQPDIITTAKGLTSGYAPLGAMIADERLMRPFLSGGSSFAHGSTYGGHPVSCAVAMANLDVMESEDLYGQVLANEANFRATLGKLLDLPIVGDVRGQGYFYGIELVKDKATKATFTPDDAERVLRGYVSDALFDAGLYCRADDRAEPVIQLAPPLICTQEHFDEVEQILRAVLSEAWTRL from the coding sequence CGGCTACGCCGACCGGGAGATCCCGGTGATCACCCGCGGCGAGGGCGCCTACGTCTACGACGAGCGCGGCAAGCGCTACTTCGACGGCCTGGCCGGGCTGTTCGCGGTCCAGGTCGGCCACGGCCGCGAGGAGCTGGCGCGGGCCGCGGCGGAGCAGACCCGCAAGCTCGCCTACTTCCCGCTCTGGTCGCACGCCCACCCCAGCGCCATCGAGCTCGCCGAGCGGATCGCCGCGCAGGCGCCGGGCAAGCTGAACCGGGTCTTCTTCACCGGAGGTGGCGGCGAGGCCGTCGAGACCGCGTGGAAGCTGGCCAAGCAGTACTTCAAGAAGACCGGCAAGCCGACCAAGCACAAGGTGATCAGCCGCTCGCTGGCCTACCACGGCACCTCGCAGGGCGCGCTGTCGATCACCGGCATCCCGGGCGCGAAGCAGGACTTCGAGCCGCTGGTGCCCAGCGCCATCAAGGTGCCCAACACCAACTTCTACCGCGCGCCCGAGCACGCCGACGACTACGAAGCGTTCGGCCGCTGGGCCGCCGACCAGGTCGCGCTCGCCATCGAGATGGAGGGCCCGGACACCGTGGCGGCGGTGTTCCTCGAACCGCTGCAGAACACCGGCGGCTGCTTCCCGCCGCCGCCCGGCTACTGGCAGCGGGTCCGCGAGATCTGCGACGCCTACGACGTCCTGCTGGTCTCCGACGAGGTGATCTGCGCCTTCGGCCGTCTCGGGCACGACTTCGGCGCCAACCGCTACGGCTACCAGCCCGACATCATCACCACCGCCAAGGGGCTCACGTCCGGCTACGCGCCGCTGGGCGCGATGATCGCCGACGAGCGGCTGATGCGGCCGTTCCTGTCCGGCGGCAGCAGCTTCGCGCACGGCTCGACCTACGGCGGACATCCCGTCTCGTGCGCGGTGGCGATGGCCAACCTCGACGTCATGGAGTCCGAGGACCTCTACGGCCAGGTCCTGGCGAACGAGGCGAACTTCCGCGCCACGCTGGGGAAGCTGCTCGACCTGCCGATCGTCGGGGACGTGCGCGGGCAGGGCTACTTCTACGGCATCGAGCTGGTGAAGGACAAGGCGACCAAGGCGACCTTCACCCCGGACGACGCAGAGCGCGTGCTGCGCGGCTACGTCTCCGACGCGCTGTTCGACGCCGGGCTCTACTGCCGCGCCGACGACCGCGCCGAACCGGTGATCCAGCTCGCGCCGCCGCTGATCTGCACCCAGGAGCACTTCGACGAGGTCGAGCAGATCCTGCGCGCGGTGCTGTCGGAGGCGTGGACGCGGCTGTGA
- a CDS encoding pyruvate dehydrogenase complex dihydrolipoamide acetyltransferase — protein MTDIQMPRLSDTMEEGVIANWRKQVGDKVNRGDVVAEIETDKALMELEAYDDGVLEKVLVGEGETVPIGTPIAVLGDGSGAAAAQASAPAPAAAPAEPAPAEPAESAPAASAAPAQAPAQPAAAPAEPGAKPKASPLAKAVAKDLGVDISTVTGSGPGGRIIRADIEAAASAAPAPAASDAAQAPAAPAAPAVAQAGEDVEEIPLSNIRKVTAKRLTESKQTAPHFYLTSAVDVTDLVAFRADLNERLQAAGGPKVSINDLIVKAVATALKANPTLNVSFGGDKILQHKRINLGVAVAIESGLVVPVIPDADRKSVSEIAAEGREKAGRAREGKLKLDEMTGGTFTISNLGMFGIEHFSAVINPPEAGILAVGATKDEVQVRDGEFVARKIMRMTLSADHRAVDGAVGAVFMQQLTALLEDPIRIIA, from the coding sequence ATGACTGACATTCAGATGCCGAGGCTCTCCGACACCATGGAGGAGGGCGTCATCGCCAACTGGCGCAAGCAGGTCGGCGACAAGGTGAACCGCGGCGACGTGGTGGCCGAGATCGAGACCGACAAGGCCCTCATGGAGCTGGAGGCCTACGACGACGGCGTGCTGGAGAAGGTGCTCGTCGGCGAGGGCGAGACGGTGCCGATCGGCACCCCGATCGCCGTCCTCGGCGACGGTTCCGGCGCGGCCGCCGCCCAGGCCTCGGCTCCGGCCCCGGCCGCCGCTCCGGCGGAGCCGGCCCCGGCCGAGCCCGCGGAGTCCGCGCCTGCCGCGTCGGCCGCGCCTGCCCAGGCCCCGGCGCAGCCGGCCGCCGCGCCCGCCGAGCCGGGTGCGAAGCCGAAGGCCTCGCCGCTGGCCAAGGCGGTCGCCAAGGACCTCGGCGTGGACATCTCCACGGTGACCGGCAGCGGCCCCGGCGGCCGCATCATCCGGGCCGACATCGAGGCCGCCGCATCGGCCGCGCCCGCCCCTGCCGCGTCCGACGCCGCGCAGGCGCCGGCCGCACCGGCGGCCCCCGCCGTCGCGCAGGCCGGCGAGGACGTCGAGGAGATCCCGCTCAGCAACATCCGCAAGGTCACCGCGAAGCGGCTCACCGAGAGCAAGCAGACCGCGCCGCACTTCTACCTGACCAGCGCGGTCGACGTCACCGACCTGGTGGCGTTCCGGGCCGACCTCAACGAGCGGCTGCAGGCGGCAGGCGGGCCGAAGGTCAGCATCAACGACCTGATCGTCAAGGCGGTGGCCACCGCGCTGAAGGCCAACCCGACGCTGAACGTCTCCTTCGGCGGGGACAAGATCCTCCAGCACAAGCGGATCAACCTCGGTGTCGCGGTCGCGATCGAGTCCGGCCTGGTCGTGCCGGTGATCCCCGACGCCGACCGCAAGAGCGTGTCGGAGATCGCCGCCGAGGGCCGCGAGAAGGCGGGCCGGGCGCGCGAGGGCAAGCTCAAGCTCGACGAGATGACCGGCGGCACCTTCACCATCTCGAACCTGGGCATGTTCGGCATCGAGCACTTCTCGGCCGTGATCAACCCGCCGGAGGCGGGCATCCTCGCGGTCGGTGCCACCAAGGACGAGGTGCAGGTGCGCGACGGCGAGTTCGTGGCCCGCAAGATCATGCGGATGACCCTGTCGGCCGACCACCGCGCCGTCGACGGCGCGGTCGGCGCGGTCTTCATGCAGCAGCTCACCGCGCTGCTGGAGGACCCGATCCGCATCATCGCCTGA
- a CDS encoding alpha-ketoacid dehydrogenase subunit beta: MTYRQALHDTLREEMLRDEDVLLIGEEIGVFEGSYKITAGLLKEFGEKRVRDTPIAEEGFVGAAIGAAMLGLRPVVELMTINFSLIALDQIVNHAAKIYGMFGGQTSVPMVMRTPGGGGQQLGATHSQNIELYYAFVPGLKVVAPSTPADAKALLLASIRDNDPVLFLENLSLYNTKGEVPDVVEPAEIGKAKVTREGSDITIIGYSRMAMVAQQVADKLHADEGINAEVIDLRSLRPLDRATLVESVRKTGCAVIAEDDWLTYGIGAEIAASISDGAFDYLDAPVRRVAAAEVPLPYAKPLERAALPSAESLTTAVHQTLDAVGRRTA, from the coding sequence ATGACCTATCGCCAAGCGCTGCACGACACGCTTCGCGAAGAGATGCTGCGCGATGAGGACGTCTTGCTCATCGGCGAGGAAATCGGAGTCTTCGAGGGCTCCTACAAGATCACCGCCGGGCTGCTCAAGGAGTTCGGCGAGAAGCGGGTGCGCGACACCCCGATCGCCGAGGAGGGCTTCGTCGGCGCCGCCATCGGCGCGGCCATGCTCGGGCTGCGCCCGGTCGTGGAGCTCATGACGATCAACTTCTCGCTGATCGCGCTGGACCAGATCGTCAACCACGCGGCCAAGATCTACGGCATGTTCGGCGGGCAGACCAGCGTGCCGATGGTCATGCGCACCCCGGGCGGCGGCGGGCAGCAGCTCGGCGCCACGCACTCGCAGAACATCGAGCTGTACTACGCCTTCGTGCCGGGCCTGAAGGTCGTCGCGCCGAGCACGCCCGCCGACGCCAAGGCGCTGCTGCTGGCCTCCATCCGCGACAACGACCCGGTGCTGTTCCTGGAGAACCTCTCCCTCTACAACACCAAGGGCGAGGTTCCCGACGTCGTCGAGCCCGCCGAGATCGGCAAGGCGAAGGTGACCCGCGAGGGCAGCGACATCACCATCATCGGCTACTCGCGGATGGCGATGGTCGCCCAGCAGGTCGCCGACAAGCTGCACGCCGACGAGGGCATCAACGCCGAGGTCATCGACCTGCGCAGCCTGCGCCCGCTGGACCGCGCCACGCTCGTGGAGTCGGTTCGCAAGACCGGCTGCGCGGTGATCGCCGAGGACGACTGGCTGACCTACGGCATCGGCGCCGAGATCGCGGCCTCGATCTCCGACGGGGCGTTCGACTACCTCGACGCCCCGGTCCGCCGGGTCGCCGCCGCCGAGGTGCCGCTGCCCTACGCCAAGCCGCTGGAGCGCGCCGCGCTGCCGTCGGCGGAGTCCCTGACCACCGCGGTCCACCAGACGCTGGACGCGGTCGGGCGCCGAACCGCCTGA
- the pdhA gene encoding pyruvate dehydrogenase (acetyl-transferring) E1 component subunit alpha — MAETATRSKPASRGGAKTRRSTAPVRDSAANPFAGESPELLRDYFQQMTLIRRFEERAAQGYTQAKIGGYCHLNLGEEATVVGLMTALRKTDILFTNYREHGYAIAKGIEPGRVMAELYGRTTGTSRGWGGSMHMFDVEAGLLGGYGIVGGQIPLATGAALAIDYRSGDQVVMCQMGDGTTNIGAFHESLNIAALWNLPVIFVVINNYLGMGTTVERSSAESELYKRAVAYNMHGERVDGNDVLAVRDVATRLVERARETGAPALLEATSQRLKGHSVVDPAKYRSEEDNAKARAADPVFNFRAQLIEAGVLDEDGAAEIEQKAQADADAAVAFADDSPHPDVSTLFDYTYATPVANDSRRLPADPVF; from the coding sequence ATGGCAGAGACGGCTACCCGCAGCAAGCCTGCCTCGCGAGGCGGGGCGAAGACCCGGCGTTCGACCGCTCCGGTGCGCGACAGCGCGGCGAACCCGTTCGCCGGTGAGTCGCCGGAGCTCCTGCGCGACTACTTCCAGCAGATGACGCTGATCCGCCGGTTCGAGGAGCGCGCCGCCCAGGGCTACACCCAGGCCAAGATCGGCGGCTACTGCCACCTCAACCTCGGTGAGGAGGCCACCGTCGTCGGCCTGATGACGGCGCTGCGCAAGACCGACATCCTGTTCACCAACTACCGCGAGCACGGCTACGCGATCGCCAAGGGCATCGAGCCGGGCCGCGTGATGGCCGAGCTCTACGGCCGCACCACCGGCACCTCCAGGGGCTGGGGCGGCTCGATGCACATGTTCGACGTGGAGGCCGGGCTGCTCGGCGGCTACGGCATCGTCGGCGGCCAGATCCCGCTGGCCACCGGTGCCGCGCTGGCCATCGACTACCGCAGCGGCGACCAGGTCGTGATGTGCCAGATGGGCGACGGCACGACCAACATCGGCGCCTTCCACGAGTCGCTGAACATCGCGGCGCTGTGGAACCTGCCGGTGATCTTCGTGGTCATCAACAACTACCTCGGCATGGGCACCACGGTCGAGCGCTCCTCGGCCGAGTCCGAGCTGTACAAGCGCGCGGTCGCCTACAACATGCACGGCGAGCGGGTGGACGGCAACGACGTCCTGGCGGTGCGCGACGTGGCGACCCGGCTGGTCGAGCGGGCCCGCGAGACCGGTGCGCCCGCGCTGCTGGAGGCCACCAGCCAGCGGCTCAAGGGCCACTCGGTGGTCGACCCGGCCAAGTACCGCAGCGAGGAGGACAACGCCAAGGCCCGCGCCGCGGACCCGGTGTTCAACTTCCGCGCCCAGCTGATCGAGGCGGGTGTCCTCGACGAGGACGGTGCCGCCGAGATCGAGCAGAAGGCCCAGGCCGACGCCGACGCCGCGGTCGCCTTCGCCGACGACAGCCCGCACCCGGACGTCTCGACGCTGTTCGACTACACCTACGCCACCCCGGTGGCCAACGACTCGCGCCGCCTGCCCGCCGACCCGGTCTTCTGA
- the lpdA gene encoding dihydrolipoyl dehydrogenase: protein MQEFDVLVIGGGPGGYVAAIRAAQRGLSVGVVEKERTGGVCLNWGCIPTKAMLRSAEVYETVLHAADYGVHAENVSLDYDSVSRRKDGIVKGLTDGVASLLKANGVTVIYGHARFTGPTTLDVYAVGESALGANGPKYAAAPTGDQPVEQVKARDVIIATGSVPVQLPLPGADLPGVITSDGAFGLTEVPKRIAVIGGSAVGAEWASLFNTFGAEVTLIEMQPTLVPAEDAEIGKALGRSFSKAGINVLTGSTVSKIESAGRGKNAGLKVLVDGPKAQEIDADVVLVGVGRKPNTAALDLEQAGVATDARGFVPVDEQLRTNVEHVYAIGDVTGRVLLAHVASHQGVTAAEVIAGSDHARMDYDVIPAATFTHPEIASVGLTEAQAVEAGHEVVTGKFPFAAIGRTKTYGNSDGFMKIVAGKQYGEVLGVHIIGQSASDLITEGALAINLEATLDELAETVHAHPTLGEIGMEAAMSALGLPIHVAPPKKR, encoded by the coding sequence GTGCAGGAATTCGACGTCCTCGTGATCGGTGGCGGCCCGGGCGGCTACGTCGCGGCGATCCGGGCAGCGCAGCGCGGCCTCTCGGTCGGCGTGGTGGAGAAGGAGCGGACCGGCGGCGTCTGCCTGAACTGGGGCTGCATCCCGACCAAGGCGATGCTGCGCTCCGCCGAGGTGTACGAGACGGTGCTGCACGCGGCCGACTACGGCGTGCACGCCGAGAACGTCTCCCTCGACTACGACTCGGTCTCGCGGCGCAAGGACGGCATCGTCAAGGGCCTCACCGACGGTGTCGCGTCGCTGCTGAAGGCCAACGGCGTCACCGTCATCTACGGCCACGCCCGCTTCACCGGCCCGACGACGCTTGACGTCTACGCGGTCGGCGAGTCCGCGCTCGGCGCAAACGGCCCCAAGTACGCCGCCGCCCCTACCGGTGACCAGCCGGTCGAGCAGGTCAAGGCGCGCGACGTCATCATCGCCACCGGCTCGGTGCCCGTGCAGCTGCCGCTGCCCGGCGCGGACCTGCCCGGCGTGATCACCTCCGACGGCGCGTTCGGCCTGACCGAGGTGCCCAAGCGGATCGCCGTCATCGGCGGCAGCGCCGTCGGCGCCGAGTGGGCCAGCCTGTTCAACACCTTCGGCGCCGAGGTCACCCTCATCGAGATGCAGCCGACCCTGGTGCCCGCCGAGGACGCCGAGATCGGCAAGGCGCTGGGCCGCTCCTTCAGCAAGGCGGGCATCAACGTCCTCACCGGCTCGACGGTGTCGAAGATCGAGAGCGCCGGCCGCGGCAAGAACGCCGGCCTGAAGGTCCTCGTCGACGGCCCCAAGGCGCAGGAGATCGACGCCGACGTGGTGCTGGTCGGAGTCGGGCGCAAGCCCAACACCGCCGCGCTGGACCTGGAGCAGGCCGGGGTCGCCACCGACGCTCGCGGCTTCGTGCCGGTCGACGAGCAGCTGCGCACCAACGTCGAGCACGTCTACGCCATCGGCGACGTCACCGGCCGGGTGCTGCTGGCCCACGTCGCCTCGCACCAGGGCGTCACCGCCGCCGAGGTCATCGCGGGCAGCGACCACGCGCGCATGGACTACGACGTCATCCCCGCGGCCACCTTCACCCACCCCGAGATCGCCAGCGTGGGCCTCACCGAGGCGCAGGCGGTCGAGGCCGGGCACGAGGTGGTCACCGGCAAGTTCCCGTTCGCCGCCATCGGCCGCACGAAGACCTACGGCAACTCCGACGGCTTCATGAAGATCGTCGCGGGCAAGCAGTACGGCGAGGTCCTCGGCGTCCACATCATCGGCCAGTCCGCCAGCGACCTGATCACCGAAGGCGCCCTGGCGATCAACCTCGAAGCAACGCTGGACGAGCTCGCCGAGACCGTCCACGCCCACCCGACGCTGGGCGAGATCGGGATGGAGGCGGCGATGTCCGCGCTCGGTCTCCCGATCCACGTAGCACCGCCGAAGAAGCGCTGA
- a CDS encoding MFS transporter: MTRTDVVRPGSATRARGGGRRELLAGAVGAAVESFDWTIYAVMAPYFASQMFAGDDELTKLLSAYAGFAVSFVVRPLGSYLFGRLADSRGRRFALVVSMGTICLGSLLIAALPTAASIGVAAPVLLVLLRAVQGVAMGGEPPSVAAYITETAPADRRFLHSGLSHGGVIVGNVLCFAVVGFLLLWMGERGVAEGGWRLGFVVAALFGLLAFWVRRTAAESGAFERAATSGTTQPVRVLAHVRNMFAVFLMTTGTTVGYYFGTTYLPAYAAQVGVAHAASNNLSMIPSLLVLLVAMGVSGLLADRFGGMRVFRVGVGMLVVITVPVMSALADGVLPLWAATVTYLVLGVGPTVALVNVLFTRMFPVEVRVVCMGLPYTLGVALFGGTFPMLAQALGAVGLLHAVPWVAASLAAVSLAGTAVLKREARESLDLR; the protein is encoded by the coding sequence GTGACCCGGACCGACGTGGTACGTCCCGGAAGTGCAACCAGGGCACGCGGCGGAGGACGTCGCGAGCTGCTGGCAGGCGCGGTCGGCGCGGCCGTGGAGTCGTTCGACTGGACGATCTACGCCGTCATGGCGCCCTACTTCGCCTCGCAGATGTTCGCGGGCGACGACGAGCTGACCAAGCTGCTGTCCGCCTACGCGGGCTTCGCGGTGAGCTTCGTGGTGCGCCCGCTGGGCAGCTACCTGTTCGGCAGGCTCGCCGACTCGCGCGGCAGGCGGTTCGCGCTCGTGGTGAGCATGGGCACGATCTGCCTCGGCAGCCTGCTCATCGCGGCGCTGCCCACGGCCGCGAGCATCGGGGTCGCCGCTCCCGTGCTGCTCGTGCTGCTGCGCGCCGTGCAGGGCGTGGCGATGGGCGGGGAACCGCCGAGCGTCGCCGCCTACATCACCGAGACCGCGCCGGCAGACCGCCGGTTCCTCCACAGCGGTCTGTCGCACGGCGGCGTGATCGTGGGCAACGTGCTGTGCTTCGCCGTAGTGGGATTCCTGCTGCTGTGGATGGGGGAGCGGGGCGTGGCCGAGGGCGGCTGGCGCCTCGGGTTCGTCGTCGCGGCGCTGTTCGGGTTGCTGGCGTTCTGGGTCCGCCGGACCGCCGCCGAGAGCGGGGCCTTCGAGCGCGCCGCGACCAGTGGCACAACGCAGCCGGTCCGGGTTCTCGCGCACGTCCGCAACATGTTCGCGGTCTTCCTCATGACCACCGGTACGACGGTCGGCTACTACTTCGGCACGACATACCTGCCCGCCTACGCCGCGCAGGTCGGCGTTGCGCACGCGGCGTCCAACAACCTGAGCATGATCCCGAGCCTTCTCGTGCTGCTGGTGGCGATGGGCGTCAGCGGGCTGCTGGCCGACCGCTTCGGCGGCATGCGGGTCTTCCGCGTGGGAGTGGGGATGCTGGTGGTGATCACGGTGCCGGTGATGTCGGCCCTGGCCGACGGGGTGCTGCCGCTGTGGGCGGCGACGGTGACCTACCTGGTGCTCGGTGTCGGGCCGACGGTCGCGCTGGTCAACGTCCTCTTCACGCGGATGTTCCCGGTCGAGGTGCGGGTGGTGTGCATGGGGCTGCCCTACACGCTCGGCGTCGCGCTGTTCGGCGGCACGTTCCCGATGCTGGCGCAGGCGCTCGGCGCGGTGGGCCTGCTGCACGCGGTGCCCTGGGTGGCGGCCTCGCTCGCCGCGGTGTCGCTCGCCGGCACGGCGGTGCTCAAGCGCGAGGCGCGTGAGTCCCTCGACCTGCGATAG
- a CDS encoding PucR family transcriptional regulator translates to MVADPADASEEITHSLAEARLNDVPALAERLMSAIFTDNPEWTDYSPVPREDLWEGCHRYLERILQILSGAVSGPDDDDVAAAIGRRRAEQGVPLEVMLRTFRLGGRIVWEALVEQAHADRADPDVVLGAATSMWTVIDGLSSTLSTSYRNTELEKLRRDDQRRHALVEDLLSGRARDTAFAQRTAKELDLPTGGRYLVVVAEMRADGSFALRGQQAALSALNVRSVWQVRADTLVGLVALEQRDEHPVLEVLRPLARGRVAVSPTVRGLAEIGLAHQLALTTLGTSSHGASELVSLEERYPEALLVQSPDLAQRLLESQLGAVLELPVRERDMLLDTLTAWLEENCSTANAAVRLHCHRNTVLNRLHRITTLIGQPLYGRSAYVALSLALSALRLRDGLRG, encoded by the coding sequence GTGGTAGCCGATCCTGCCGATGCCTCCGAAGAGATCACCCATTCCCTCGCCGAGGCGCGCCTCAACGACGTCCCGGCGCTCGCCGAGCGGCTGATGTCGGCCATCTTCACCGACAACCCGGAGTGGACCGACTACAGCCCGGTGCCCCGCGAGGACCTGTGGGAGGGCTGCCACCGCTACCTCGAACGGATCCTGCAGATCCTCAGCGGCGCGGTCTCCGGGCCCGATGACGACGACGTCGCCGCGGCGATCGGGCGCAGGCGCGCCGAGCAGGGCGTGCCGCTGGAGGTCATGCTGCGCACCTTCCGGCTCGGCGGCCGGATCGTCTGGGAGGCGCTGGTCGAGCAGGCCCACGCCGACCGCGCCGACCCCGACGTGGTGCTCGGTGCGGCCACCTCGATGTGGACCGTGATCGACGGCCTGTCCTCGACCCTGTCGACCTCCTACCGCAACACCGAGCTGGAGAAGCTGCGCCGCGACGACCAGCGCCGCCACGCGCTGGTCGAGGACCTGCTCAGCGGGCGGGCCAGGGACACCGCCTTCGCCCAGCGCACAGCCAAGGAGCTCGACCTGCCCACCGGCGGGCGCTACCTGGTGGTCGTCGCGGAGATGCGCGCCGACGGCAGCTTCGCGCTGCGCGGCCAGCAGGCCGCGCTGAGCGCGCTCAACGTCCGGTCGGTGTGGCAGGTGCGCGCCGACACCCTGGTCGGCCTGGTGGCGCTGGAGCAGCGCGACGAGCACCCGGTGCTGGAGGTGCTGCGGCCGCTGGCGCGCGGCCGGGTGGCGGTCTCGCCGACGGTGCGCGGGCTGGCCGAGATCGGCCTGGCGCACCAGCTCGCGCTGACCACGCTGGGGACCTCCTCGCACGGGGCGAGCGAGCTGGTGTCGCTGGAGGAGCGCTATCCGGAGGCGCTGCTGGTGCAGTCGCCCGACCTGGCGCAGCGGCTGCTGGAGTCCCAGCTCGGTGCGGTGCTGGAGCTGCCGGTGCGGGAGCGGGACATGCTGCTGGACACCCTGACGGCGTGGCTGGAGGAGAACTGCTCGACCGCCAACGCGGCGGTCCGGCTGCACTGCCACCGCAACACGGTGCTCAACCGGCTGCACCGGATCACGACGCTGATCGGCCAGCCGCTGTACGGGCGCAGCGCCTACGTCGCGCTGTCGCTGGCGCTGTCGGCCCTGCGGCTGCGCGACGGCCTGCGCGGCTGA
- a CDS encoding GntR family transcriptional regulator, with amino-acid sequence MPGAGRRAQLPEEVAAWIRERILTGRLRGGAHLHLERLADELGVSVTPVREALLALRGEGFVELQPRRGFTVVPLTRRDVEDTHRLQATLAGELAARAAREIGPQQLARLESLHAEMESAGRRGGEVDELALRFRHELSSVADSGKLAWFLGIALRYTPRRFTSGVPGWRDMAVADHREILVALRNHDPYGARAAMHKHVTHAGRLLIHHLEQSGMWAGED; translated from the coding sequence ATGCCCGGAGCAGGACGGCGTGCGCAGCTGCCGGAGGAGGTCGCCGCCTGGATCCGCGAGCGGATCCTCACCGGCCGGCTGCGCGGCGGCGCGCACCTGCACCTGGAGCGGCTCGCCGACGAGCTGGGCGTCAGCGTCACGCCGGTCCGGGAGGCGCTTCTGGCGCTGCGCGGCGAGGGTTTCGTCGAGTTGCAGCCGCGGCGCGGGTTCACCGTGGTTCCGTTGACCCGCCGTGACGTCGAGGACACGCACCGCTTGCAGGCCACGCTCGCCGGGGAGCTCGCCGCCCGCGCCGCGCGCGAGATCGGCCCGCAACAGCTCGCGCGCCTGGAGAGCCTGCACGCCGAGATGGAGAGCGCAGGCCGGCGCGGCGGGGAGGTCGACGAGCTCGCGCTGCGCTTCCGCCACGAGCTCAGCAGCGTCGCGGACTCGGGAAAACTGGCCTGGTTCCTGGGAATCGCGCTGCGCTACACGCCGCGCCGGTTCACCTCGGGCGTGCCCGGCTGGCGCGACATGGCGGTCGCCGACCACCGGGAAATCCTGGTGGCGCTTCGGAATCACGACCCCTACGGCGCCCGCGCGGCGATGCACAAGCACGTGACACACGCCGGACGGTTACTGATCCATCACCTGGAGCAGTCGGGAATGTGGGCCGGCGAGGACTGA
- the ligD gene encoding non-homologous end-joining DNA ligase, producing MSDPQALLDDDERSLLRRWTGDWAEPQLATLTDAPFSDPAWIYERKLDGMRVVAGADGGDPVLWSRSHRRVNTAYPEVADALAEQAADRFVVDGEVVAFDGDQTSFARLQRRIHLGDARAARNTGVRVFYYVFDVLAFGGVDLRRLPLRTRKRLLKESFDFTDPLRFSAHRSGNGEEFLAQACERGWEGLIAKRADRPYCSGRSRDWLKFKCVSDQEFVIGGYTEPRGSRVGFGALLLGYYEGDRFRYAGKVGTGYDERTLRDLRARLDRIERDASPFHDRVAEREAHWVEPELVAQIGFTEWTSDGRLRHPRFSGLRNDKPAHEVVRETPA from the coding sequence ATGAGCGACCCGCAGGCCCTGCTGGACGACGACGAACGGTCGCTGCTTCGGCGGTGGACCGGCGACTGGGCGGAGCCCCAGCTCGCGACCCTGACCGACGCGCCCTTCTCCGACCCCGCCTGGATCTACGAGCGCAAGCTCGACGGGATGCGGGTGGTCGCCGGCGCCGACGGCGGCGACCCCGTTCTGTGGTCGCGCAGTCACAGGCGGGTCAACACGGCATACCCGGAGGTGGCCGACGCGCTCGCCGAACAGGCGGCCGACCGGTTCGTCGTCGACGGCGAGGTGGTGGCCTTCGACGGCGACCAGACCAGCTTCGCGCGCCTGCAGCGCCGCATCCACCTGGGCGACGCGCGCGCCGCGCGCAACACCGGGGTGCGCGTCTTCTACTACGTCTTCGACGTCCTCGCCTTCGGCGGCGTGGACCTGCGCAGGCTGCCGCTGCGGACCAGGAAGCGGCTGCTGAAGGAGTCGTTCGACTTCACCGACCCGCTGCGCTTCAGCGCGCACCGCAGCGGCAACGGCGAGGAGTTCCTGGCGCAGGCGTGCGAGCGGGGCTGGGAGGGGCTGATCGCCAAGCGGGCCGACCGCCCCTACTGCAGCGGGCGGTCCCGCGACTGGCTGAAGTTCAAGTGCGTGTCGGACCAGGAGTTCGTCATCGGCGGCTACACCGAGCCCAGGGGATCACGCGTCGGCTTCGGAGCGTTGCTGCTCGGTTACTACGAGGGAGACCGGTTCCGCTACGCGGGCAAAGTCGGCACCGGCTACGACGAGAGGACGCTGCGCGACCTGCGGGCCAGGCTGGACCGGATCGAGCGGGACGCCTCCCCGTTCCACGACCGCGTCGCGGAACGGGAGGCGCACTGGGTGGAGCCGGAGCTGGTCGCCCAGATCGGTTTCACCGAGTGGACGAGCGACGGCAGGCTCCGGCATCCGCGGTTCTCGGGGCTGCGCAACGACAAACCCGCTCACGAGGTGGTCCGGGAGACCCCGGCCTAG